GATCTGGATGAAGTCCTCCCAGGGCAGCAGGCGGCAGTGCAGCGCGTCGCGCACCTGGCGGATATAGCCGATCTGGTTCTCGATATTCTTCAGCATGGCCAGGATTTCGCCGGTCTGGGCGTCCACCTGGTCGAAATAGTCCTGAAAGACCTTCAGCGCCCGCTGCGACAGGCGCGCCACCTGATCGGTGGTGTCGATCATGGAGCGGTCGGCGCCGTAGATACGGCGCAGGCCCTGCAGCTTCTCGTCGATCTTCTGCACCTCGCCGAAGGTGTCGCGCAGCGCCTCGATATAGGCCAGTTCCTTGGCCAGGGTCTCGATGTAGCGCACCACCTCGTCGCGGTTCTCGCGGCCCAGGCCCAATTCCTCGGCCGCCTCGGTAAAGGCCAGCTGGACGTTCTTCTTGACCTGGGGGTCGTCGGCCACCTGGGCCAGTTCGGACACGTTGCTGATGACGTGCTCGTTGCCGGTCAGCCAAGTGACCAGCTGCATGGTCAGGCGCTGATAGGCGATGCGGCGGTGGCGGTCCTGGGGCTCCCACGATGCCTCGCGGGTGGTGACTTCCTTGGGCAGCTTGTCGCCGGGCCTCAAGCCGCGCACGAATTGCAGCCCCTCGGCCACCTTGTCCAGCATCTTGAAATCGTGCTGGTCTTCCTTCATTCCGAATTCACGCTTGATCCCGTCGAAGGCGAGCACCGCCTCGTTGGTGGCGAGCTTCAGCACCGCCACGGGCTCTCCCGAATCGGTCAGACGGAAATAGAGATCCTCGAAGGACGTGAAAAACTTGTGCTCGAAGGAGATTTCTCCCTCGATCTCAGCGGACGCCTTGCCCTTGCCTTCATCAGCCATGTATGTCGCTCACCCCAGGTGGGCGTCCCCCAAGGCCGCGCCACCATCCCGAAAAGCCAAACTACGGCGAGTCCAGTATGCCGGGCTACGGGCCCGTGAACAAGAGGCGGTCAACCCTCCGCTTCGACGAACAGATGGCCGGGACGGCCATGGATATAGCCGTTGGCGAATTCCGCCCCCGGACACAGGGCGACCAGCCGGTCCTCGGCCTCTTCCAGGTCGGCCTTGCCGGCCAGCACGGCGCGGAACAGGGCGGCGACCGCCACCATGTCGAAGGTCTGCGGCCACAGGCGGAAGCGCCCGATACCGCGCGCGGCCAGCCCGGCCACGTCGCCCAGCAGGTCCATGGTGTGATAGGACATGGTCTGGGTGCCATTGACCGCCAGGAAAGGCACCTCGTCCAGGGTTTCCACCGCCATGCCGTCGGGGTCGTCGGCGCAGACGTACTGGCAGCCGTCCTTGGACAGGTTGCGGGCCCGCGCGGCGTAGCAGCGGGCCGAGATGGCCAGCGGCAGGCGGCCGAAGGCCTGGACCTCCACCTCCATGGGGGTGGAGGCCGCCAGGGCGGCCACCGCATCGGCGGACAGTTCGGCCGGCAGGCAGACGCGGGCGGCGCCCATGGCGGCCAGGGTGCCCAGGGTGCCCTCGTTATAGATGTTGAGCAGCGGCCCGGCGACGAAGGGTCGCCCGTTCATCAGGGCCGCCACCGAAATATCGTTGGCTTCGACCAGGACGCCCTCGGCCTGGGCCAGATCGCGGGCCTGGGCGATTTCGCGGTCGCTCATGATCAGGGCGAGCGACGACAGCACCACTTCCTTGCCGGCGGCGGTCAGGCGCTCGATCACCTCGGGGATGAAGGGTTCGAAGAACGGCGTGCGCTTGGAGCACACCGCCTCGCCCACATGGACGGCGTCCACGCAGGATTCGTCGGCCATGCGGAAATAGAAGTCGCGGAGCGTCTCCGGCTTCCAGTTGAACAGAACCGGACCAAGGGTGAGTTTGGAAGTGTTCATTACATATGTCCCTCAAACGCCGGGCGGGCGCCTCCGCGCCCTTGGCTCCTCCGCTGCGCTCCGGGTCGCTCAACGCTCCCGCGCTTCGGCTGCGCCTCGCTCATCATCGCCAGGCTTTCTCGTAGGCGCCGGTGGTTTGTTTGCCGCCTTCGGTGATGCGGTCGAGATCGATGTCGGGCAACGGCCTGCCGGCCATGACCGCGTCGACGCCGGCACGGAAGGCCTGGACCACGGCGGCCACATAGGCGCGGCCGCGCTGGCGGCCCTCGATCTTGAAGGCGGTCACCCCGGCCTTGATCAGATC
The window above is part of the Magnetospirillum sp. 15-1 genome. Proteins encoded here:
- a CDS encoding U32 family peptidase, whose protein sequence is MNTSKLTLGPVLFNWKPETLRDFYFRMADESCVDAVHVGEAVCSKRTPFFEPFIPEVIERLTAAGKEVVLSSLALIMSDREIAQARDLAQAEGVLVEANDISVAALMNGRPFVAGPLLNIYNEGTLGTLAAMGAARVCLPAELSADAVAALAASTPMEVEVQAFGRLPLAISARCYAARARNLSKDGCQYVCADDPDGMAVETLDEVPFLAVNGTQTMSYHTMDLLGDVAGLAARGIGRFRLWPQTFDMVAVAALFRAVLAGKADLEEAEDRLVALCPGAEFANGYIHGRPGHLFVEAEG